A window of the Lolium perenne isolate Kyuss_39 chromosome 7, Kyuss_2.0, whole genome shotgun sequence genome harbors these coding sequences:
- the LOC127318417 gene encoding probable LRR receptor-like serine/threonine-protein kinase At2g23950, with translation MPWHARQQLLAMRPPMSRQSPQQPCMTREKAAKQSHSMPALLPSPLPSHAFLLLGRLSPPSFPPPSVPMASNAPVVILIFFLLAAGPSLVSSSEPLNAEVVALIAIRQGLVDPHGVLSNWDEDSVDPCSWAMVTCSPHNLVIGLGAPSQGLSGTLSGRIANLTNLEQVLLQNNNITGRLPPELGALPRLQTLDLSSNRFSGRVPDTLGRLSTLRYLRLNNNSLSGAFPASLAKIPQLSFLDLSYNNLSGPVPVFPTRTFNIVGNPMICGSHNPGAGECAAAVAPAAVPFSLESTPSSSSATGAARSKAGARLPVGVGTSLGASSLVLLAVSCFLWRRRRHRRCCCLKGPSVLDGCCDLEVGGGAVARLGNVRQFGLRELQAATDGFTAKNILGKGGFGDVYRGRLGDGTTVAVKRLKDPSASGEAQFRTEVAMISLAVHRHLLRLVGFCADAASGERLLVYPYMPNGSVASRLRGKPALDWQTRKRIAVGAARGLLYLHEQCDPKILHRDVKAANVLLDEHHEAVVGDFGLAKLLDHGDSHVTTAVRGTVGHIAPEYLSTGQSSDKTDVFGFGVLLLELVTGQRALEVGKGSGVGLSHKGVMLDWVRKVHRERMLHLLVDQDLGPCYDAIEVAEVVQVALLCTQFQPSHRPRMSEVVRMLEGDGLAEKWEANNRPASAVHDGGYDHRNDSNGSVFFNDFHDNDSSLSSDEARSIDMVEEMELSGPR, from the exons ATGCCATGGCATGCAAGGCAACAGCTCCTGGCCATGAGACCGCCCATGTCACGTCAGTCGCCCCAGCAGCCTTGCATGACACGAGAAAAAGCAGCAAAGCAAAGCCACTCTATGCCTGCTCTGCTTCCCTCCCCCCTCCCCTCCCACGCTTTTCTCCTCCTCGGGCGCCTCTCACCTCCATCATTCCCCCCACCGTCCGTCCCGATGGCCTCCAACGCCCCCGTCGtcatcctcatcttcttcctcctcgccgccggcCCCTCCCTCGTCTCCTCCTCCGAGCCGCTCAACGCCGAAG TGGTGGCGCTGATCGCCATACGGCAGGGGCTGGTCGACCCGCACGGCGTGCTCAGCAACTGGGACGAGGACTCCGTCGACCCCTGCAGCTGGGCCATGGTCACCTGCTCCCCGCACAACCTCGTCATTGGCCT TGGCGCGCCGAGCCAGGGCTTGTCGGGGACCCTGTCAGGGAGGATCGCCAACCTCACCAATCTCGAGCAAGT GCTGCTGCAGAACAACAACATCACGGGCCGTCTGCCGCCGGAGCTGGGCGCGCTGCCCAGGCTGCAGACGCTGGACCTCTCCAGCAACCGCTTCTCCGGCCGCGTGCCCGACACGCTGGGGCGCCTGTCCACGCTGCGATACCT GAGGCTCAACAACAACAGCCTGTCGGGCGCGTTCCCGGCGTCGCTGGCCAAGATCCCGCAGCTCTCCTTCCT GGACCTGTCCTACAACAACCTCAGCGGCCCTGTTCCCGTCTTCCCCACAAGAACCTTCAA CATCGTGGGCAATCCAATGATCTGTGGGAGCCATAATCCGGGCGCCGGGGAGTGCGCCGCCGCGGTCGCGCCGGCCGCCGTACCGTTCTCGCTGGAATCCACCCCGAGCAGCAGCA GTGCGACAGGGGCGGCGAGGTCAAAGGCTGGCGCGCGGCTGCCGGTCGGGGTCGGGACAAGCCTGGGCGCCTCCTCCCTTGTGCTCCTCGCCGTGTCGTGTTTCCTCTGGCGGCGCAGGCGCCACCGGCGCTGCTGCTGCCTCAAGGGCCCCTCCGTTCTTG ATGGCTGCTGCGACCTGGAGgttggcggcggcgcggtggcgcGGCTGGGGAACGTGCGGCAGTTCGGGCTGCGGGAGCTGCAGGCGGCGACGGACGGGTTCACCGCCAAGAACATCCTGGGGAAGGGCGGGTTCGGGGACGTGTACCGTGGCCGGCTGGGCGACGGCACGACGGTGGCGGTGAAGCGGCTCAAGGACCCGAGCGCGTCCGGGGAGGCGCAGTTCCGGACGGAGGTGGCGATGATCAGCCTGGCCGTGCACCGGCACCTGCTCCGGCTGGTGGGGTTCTGCGCCGACGCCGCCTCCGGCGAGCGCCTGCTCGTCTACCCCTACATGCCCAACGGCAGCGTCGCCTCCCGCCTGCGAG GCAAGCCGGCGCTGGACTGGCAGACGCGGAAGCGGATCGCGGTGGGAGCCGCACGCGGGCTACTCTACCTGCACGAGCAGTGCGACCcgaagatcctgcaccgggacgtCAAAGCCGCCAACGTGCTGCTGGACGAGCACCACGAGGCCGTCGTCGGCGACTTCGGGCTGGCCAAGCTGCTCGACCACGGCGACTCGCACGTCACCACGGCGGTGCGGGGCACCGTGGGCCACATCGCGCCGGAGTACCTCTCCACGGGCCAGTCGTCGGACAAGACGGACGTGTTCGGCTTCGGGGTGCTGCTGCTGGAGCTGGTCACGGGCCAGCGCGCGCTCGAGGTCGGCAAGGGGTCGGGCGTCGGCCTCAGCCACAAGGGCGTCATGCTCGACTGGGTCAGGAAGGTGCACCGGGAGAGGATGCTGCACCTGCTCGTCGACCAGGACCTGGGGCCCTGCTATGATGCCATCGAGGTCGCTGAGGTGGTGCAGGTCGCGCTGCTCTGCACGCAGTTCCAGCCGTCGCACCGGCCCAGGATGTCCGAGGTGGTGCGGATGCTCGAGGGCGACGGCCTCGCCGAGAAGTGGGAGGCCAACAACCGGCCGGCCTCGGCGGTCCACGACGGCGGCTACGACCACCGCAACGACTCCAACGGATCAGTCTTCTTCAACGACTTCCACGACAACGACAGCAGCCTCAGCAGCGACGAGGCGCGCTCCATAGACATGGTGGAGGAGATGGAGCTCTCGGGACCCAGGTAG